Proteins co-encoded in one Thermochromatium tepidum ATCC 43061 genomic window:
- the tnpC gene encoding IS66 family transposase: protein MERLPDLADLTHAEKDALIHLLWDWVTALRQEVVRLTAEVTRLQGEVAHLRGQMAKNSRNSSIPSSAEGLKKTKSMRKQGSRPPGGQPGHSGSTLKQVAQPDHVVDHPLPEVCDVCGESLTGQATTEIRQVFDLPPVTMEVTEHRIHALRCTCGKLHRSEFPPEVTAPVQYGPGVKAQAVYLTQHHMLPVARTANVLADLYGVPISTGTVQAMIGEASERLAPTVARIADAVAQADVAGADESGFRVAGKLNWLHTAVTDTLTWLGLHAKRGKAAFEDFGLLYRLKGTLVHDGWASYRELTCTHALCNAHHLRELTFVHEECGQAWAKRMIDLLVSAHHETVAAHGQPLTAQRIQAIRTHYEAILAEAAAANPEKPASGRRGRTAQSVPFNLYRRLRDHADDVLRFTTDPRVPFSNNLAEQAIRMPKVKHKIAGCFRTTEGALAFCTIRSYLATLQKQHFDLFQSLIQVFRGNTPQPNFSG, encoded by the coding sequence ATGGAAAGACTGCCCGATCTTGCTGACCTGACGCACGCGGAGAAAGACGCACTCATTCATCTGCTGTGGGATTGGGTCACCGCGTTGCGCCAGGAAGTCGTCCGGCTGACAGCGGAAGTGACCCGGCTGCAGGGGGAAGTCGCCCATCTGCGCGGGCAGATGGCGAAGAACAGCCGCAACTCGAGCATTCCATCCTCGGCCGAAGGCTTGAAGAAGACGAAGTCGATGCGCAAGCAGGGAAGCCGACCGCCTGGCGGTCAGCCGGGTCATTCCGGTTCGACGCTCAAGCAAGTGGCGCAGCCCGATCACGTGGTGGATCATCCACTGCCCGAGGTATGCGACGTCTGCGGCGAATCGCTCACGGGGCAGGCCACGACCGAAATCCGCCAGGTCTTCGATCTGCCGCCGGTGACAATGGAAGTGACCGAGCACCGGATTCACGCGCTGCGCTGCACCTGCGGCAAACTGCACCGCAGCGAATTCCCGCCCGAGGTCACGGCCCCGGTTCAATATGGCCCCGGCGTCAAGGCGCAGGCGGTCTATCTGACGCAGCACCACATGCTGCCCGTGGCGCGCACCGCCAACGTCCTTGCAGACCTGTATGGTGTGCCGATCTCGACCGGCACGGTTCAGGCCATGATCGGGGAGGCGAGTGAGCGGTTGGCTCCGACGGTCGCGCGGATCGCGGATGCGGTCGCTCAGGCGGATGTCGCGGGCGCCGACGAGTCTGGCTTTCGCGTGGCAGGCAAGCTCAACTGGCTGCACACCGCGGTGACCGACACCCTGACCTGGCTGGGTCTGCATGCCAAGCGCGGCAAGGCGGCGTTTGAGGACTTCGGTCTGCTGTATCGGCTCAAGGGAACGCTGGTTCATGACGGCTGGGCCTCGTATCGGGAACTGACCTGCACCCATGCGCTGTGCAACGCCCATCATCTGCGTGAATTGACCTTCGTCCATGAGGAATGCGGACAAGCGTGGGCCAAGCGCATGATCGATTTGTTGGTCTCTGCCCACCATGAAACGGTGGCCGCCCATGGCCAGCCGCTGACGGCCCAGCGCATCCAGGCGATCCGCACTCACTACGAGGCGATCCTTGCTGAAGCGGCCGCCGCCAATCCAGAGAAACCCGCCAGCGGCAGACGCGGGCGCACGGCGCAAAGCGTGCCGTTCAATCTCTACCGACGATTGCGTGATCATGCCGACGATGTCCTGCGCTTCACGACCGATCCACGCGTTCCGTTCAGTAACAACCTTGCCGAACAAGCGATCCGCATGCCCAAGGTCAAGCACAAGATCGCCGGTTGCTTCCGCACCACCGAAGGCGCTTTAGCCTTCTGCACCATCCGCTCCTACCTCGCCACCCTGCAGAAGCAGCACTTCGACCTCTTCCAATCCCTCATCCAAGTGTTCAGGGGCAACACCCCTCAGCCGAATTTCTCGGGGTAG
- a CDS encoding integrase core domain-containing protein, with protein sequence MKQRMDHGTQYTADDFLKQIEFWGIDKSFAFVAEPQTNGVAERFNRTLKEQAIHGRVFRNLEAVRQAVTEFRDRYNRHWRLEKLGFMSPLEARRSYAIRKTA encoded by the coding sequence TTGAAGCAGCGCATGGATCACGGCACGCAATACACCGCCGACGACTTCCTGAAGCAGATCGAGTTCTGGGGGATCGACAAGAGCTTCGCCTTCGTGGCGGAGCCCCAGACCAACGGTGTGGCCGAGCGCTTCAACCGGACACTGAAGGAACAGGCCATTCATGGTCGCGTCTTCCGCAATCTCGAAGCGGTGCGTCAGGCCGTGACCGAGTTCCGGGATCGTTACAATCGCCACTGGCGTCTCGAGAAACTGGGCTTCATGTCACCCCTGGAAGCCCGTCGGTCTTATGCCATCCGCAAGACCGCATGA
- a CDS encoding AraC family transcriptional regulator ligand-binding domain-containing protein: MAPLLRLPSLLASMGVDPDGVIRAGGANPTAFDDPDKTLPFPVLGRLLDHCARATGCPHLGLELGRHSGLDALGGLGGDRPDRAGSG; this comes from the coding sequence ATGGCACCGCTCTTGCGGCTGCCGTCACTGCTCGCGTCGATGGGCGTGGATCCAGACGGTGTGATCCGCGCGGGCGGCGCCAACCCGACCGCCTTCGACGATCCGGACAAGACCCTGCCCTTTCCGGTACTGGGCCGCCTGCTCGACCACTGTGCACGGGCGACCGGCTGCCCGCACCTGGGTCTGGAACTCGGGCGGCACTCGGGGCTAGATGCGCTGGGCGGCCTGGGGGGAGATCGCCCAGACCGCGCCGGATCTGGGTAG
- the thrS gene encoding threonine--tRNA ligase, translating into MPLITLPDGSRRAFEHPVSVQEVAAAIGPGLAKAALAGRVDGRLVDTSYILDHDAELAIVTRKDEEFVLELLRHDAAHVMAQAVQELYPGTQVTIGPAIENGFYYDFARDEPFTPTDLERIEARMHEIVERDLPIVREVLDREEAKRLFAERGEHYKVEIIDDLIPPGEEVSIYRQGDWFDVCRGPHLPSTGKLGHAFKLTKLAGAYWRGDSRNAMLQRIYGTAWRDKKELDAYLHRLEEAERRDHRRLGRQLDLFHFQDEAPGMVFWHAKGRVVYRLAEAYMREKLAEYGYQEVETPQVLDRSLWERSGHWDKFAGGMFTTRLDDRDFAIKPMNCPGHIQIYNQGLKSYRDLPLRLAEFGVVHRNEPSGTLHGLMRARRFTQDDAHVFCTEDQLQSEVATLIDMVFETYRDFGFDEIDLALSLRPEQRVGSDELWDKAEAALAQSLDAKGLAYRIQPGEGAFYGPKIEFTLRDSLGRAWQCGTIQVDFSMPARLGAYYIAEDNSKQTPVMIHRAVLGSIERFIGILIEHYAGLLPVWLAPVQAVVLNITDRQAEYVREVVKTLRDKGFRAESDLRNEKIGFKIREHTLQRVPYLAVVGDREVETHTVSIRNRQGQDLGSCSLDAFIDRLNQDVANRIH; encoded by the coding sequence ATGCCCCTGATTACGCTCCCCGATGGATCCCGGCGCGCCTTCGAGCACCCTGTCAGCGTCCAGGAGGTGGCTGCTGCCATCGGTCCAGGTCTGGCCAAGGCCGCGCTCGCTGGTCGCGTTGACGGTCGGCTCGTCGATACCTCCTACATCCTTGACCACGACGCCGAGTTGGCGATCGTCACCCGCAAGGACGAGGAGTTCGTGCTCGAACTGTTGCGTCATGATGCGGCCCATGTGATGGCGCAGGCCGTCCAAGAGCTCTATCCGGGGACCCAGGTCACCATCGGCCCGGCGATCGAAAACGGCTTCTATTACGACTTCGCCCGCGATGAGCCCTTCACGCCCACCGACTTGGAGCGCATCGAAGCGCGCATGCACGAGATTGTCGAGCGCGATCTACCCATCGTGCGCGAGGTCTTGGATCGCGAGGAGGCCAAGCGGCTCTTCGCCGAACGGGGCGAGCACTACAAGGTCGAGATCATCGACGACCTCATTCCGCCGGGCGAGGAGGTTTCGATCTACCGTCAGGGTGATTGGTTCGATGTCTGTCGCGGTCCGCACCTACCGAGCACCGGCAAGCTCGGCCACGCCTTCAAGCTGACGAAGCTCGCTGGTGCCTACTGGCGCGGCGACTCGCGCAACGCCATGCTGCAACGCATCTATGGAACGGCCTGGCGCGACAAGAAGGAACTCGACGCCTATCTGCATCGCCTGGAAGAGGCCGAAAGGCGCGACCATCGCCGGCTCGGCAGACAGCTCGACCTGTTTCACTTCCAGGACGAGGCCCCCGGCATGGTTTTTTGGCACGCCAAGGGTCGGGTGGTCTACCGTCTCGCCGAGGCCTATATGCGCGAAAAGCTCGCCGAATACGGCTATCAGGAGGTCGAAACCCCGCAGGTGCTCGACCGCTCGTTGTGGGAGCGATCGGGCCACTGGGACAAGTTCGCCGGCGGCATGTTCACCACCCGGCTCGACGACCGTGACTTCGCCATCAAGCCGATGAACTGTCCTGGTCACATCCAGATCTACAACCAGGGGCTCAAGAGCTATCGCGACCTGCCGCTGCGCCTGGCCGAGTTCGGGGTGGTGCATCGCAACGAGCCCTCCGGCACACTGCATGGTCTGATGCGCGCGCGCCGCTTCACCCAGGACGACGCCCATGTCTTCTGCACCGAGGATCAGCTCCAATCCGAGGTCGCGACCCTGATCGACATGGTGTTTGAGACCTATCGGGATTTCGGCTTTGACGAAATCGATCTGGCCCTGTCGTTGCGTCCCGAACAGCGGGTCGGTAGCGATGAGCTCTGGGATAAGGCCGAGGCCGCGCTCGCCCAGTCGCTCGACGCCAAGGGTCTGGCCTACCGCATTCAGCCGGGCGAGGGCGCCTTCTATGGCCCCAAGATCGAGTTCACCCTGCGCGACAGCCTCGGGCGCGCCTGGCAGTGCGGAACCATCCAGGTCGATTTCTCGATGCCCGCTCGTCTGGGCGCCTACTACATCGCCGAGGACAACAGTAAGCAGACGCCGGTGATGATCCACCGTGCCGTCTTGGGTTCGATCGAACGGTTCATCGGCATCCTGATCGAGCACTATGCCGGTCTGCTGCCGGTCTGGCTCGCCCCGGTCCAGGCCGTGGTGCTCAACATCACCGACCGCCAGGCCGAGTATGTCAGGGAGGTGGTTAAAACCTTGCGTGACAAGGGCTTCCGCGCCGAGTCTGACTTGAGAAACGAGAAGATCGGCTTTAAAATCCGCGAACACACCCTGCAGCGGGTTCCCTATCTGGCCGTGGTCGGAGATCGTGAGGTTGAGACCCACACAGTATCGATCCGCAACCGCCAGGGTCAGGATCTTGGCTCCTGTAGCCTTGATGCCTTCATCGATCGTCTAAACCAGGACGTCGCAAATCGAATCCATTGA
- a CDS encoding fumarate hydratase: MTTIRESDFIQSIADALQFISYYHPRDYIQALSAAYEAEESPAARDAMAQILYNSRLCAEGRRPICQDTGAVVVFLRVGMEVRWDTQRGLQALVDEGVRRAYRHPDNVLRASIVSPPIGARQNTGDNTPAVVHVELVPGDRVEVRLAAKGGGSENKARFAVLNPNADLVDWVLKTVQGLGAGWCPPGMLGIGIGGSAEKAMLLAKEALLAPIDIHELKARGPADPIEALRLELFDKVNALGIGAQGLGGQTTVLDVKIRTYPTHAASLPVALIPNCAATRHLEFVLDGSGPVQLEPPRLTDWPAIIWTPDSTARRVNLDRVTRAEIADWRVGERLLLSGRLLTGRDAAHQRLAELLARGEALPGGLDLTNRLIYYVGPVDPVRDEVVGPAGPTTATRMDGFTEALLDQGLIGMIGKAERGSEAIAAIKRHGAVYLIAVGGAAYLVSKAIRSARLVAFEDLGMEAIREFEVCDMPVTVAVDSRGESIHQTGPDAWRGRIPGITPART; the protein is encoded by the coding sequence ATGACCACCATCCGCGAATCCGACTTCATCCAGAGCATCGCCGACGCGCTCCAGTTCATCTCTTATTACCACCCGCGCGACTACATCCAGGCGCTTTCTGCCGCCTATGAGGCCGAGGAGTCGCCCGCCGCGCGCGATGCCATGGCCCAGATCCTCTACAACTCGCGGCTGTGCGCCGAGGGCCGGCGACCGATCTGTCAGGACACGGGTGCAGTGGTGGTCTTTCTCAGGGTCGGGATGGAGGTGCGCTGGGACACCCAGCGTGGCTTACAGGCCCTGGTCGATGAGGGGGTACGCCGCGCCTACCGGCATCCGGACAATGTGTTGCGCGCCTCGATCGTGTCACCGCCGATCGGGGCGCGCCAAAACACCGGCGACAACACCCCAGCGGTGGTCCATGTCGAGCTGGTACCCGGCGACCGGGTCGAGGTGCGGCTGGCGGCCAAGGGCGGCGGTTCGGAGAACAAGGCCCGCTTCGCCGTCCTCAATCCGAACGCCGACCTGGTCGACTGGGTGTTGAAGACGGTGCAGGGACTGGGTGCAGGCTGGTGCCCACCTGGGATGCTCGGCATCGGTATCGGCGGCTCGGCCGAGAAGGCGATGCTGCTTGCCAAGGAGGCGCTGCTGGCGCCCATCGACATCCATGAACTCAAAGCGCGCGGCCCCGCCGACCCGATCGAGGCGCTGCGTCTGGAGCTCTTCGACAAGGTCAACGCGCTCGGTATCGGTGCCCAGGGACTGGGCGGCCAGACCACGGTGCTGGACGTCAAGATCCGGACCTACCCCACCCATGCCGCCTCGCTCCCGGTGGCCCTGATCCCCAACTGTGCCGCCACCCGCCACCTGGAGTTCGTCCTCGATGGATCTGGCCCCGTTCAACTGGAGCCGCCGCGTCTCACGGACTGGCCGGCGATCATCTGGACGCCCGACAGCACCGCACGCCGGGTGAATCTCGATCGAGTCACGCGCGCCGAGATCGCCGACTGGCGGGTCGGCGAGCGATTGTTGCTCTCGGGCCGGCTGCTCACCGGGCGCGACGCGGCGCACCAGCGACTCGCCGAGCTCCTGGCGCGCGGCGAGGCCCTGCCCGGGGGGCTGGATCTTACGAATCGCCTCATCTATTACGTCGGTCCGGTCGATCCGGTGCGCGATGAGGTCGTCGGTCCAGCCGGACCGACCACGGCGACCCGGATGGACGGATTCACCGAGGCCCTGCTCGACCAGGGTCTGATCGGGATGATCGGCAAGGCCGAGCGTGGATCCGAGGCGATCGCGGCGATCAAACGCCACGGCGCGGTCTATCTGATCGCGGTCGGCGGGGCGGCCTATCTGGTCTCAAAGGCGATCCGCTCTGCGCGTCTGGTTGCCTTCGAGGACCTCGGGATGGAGGCGATCCGCGAGTTCGAGGTCTGCGACATGCCGGTCACGGTCGCGGTCGACAGCCGGGGCGAGTCGATCCATCAGACCGGACCGGACGCCTGGCGCGGGCGGATCCCCGGCATCACTCCGGCCCGGACTTGA
- the infC gene encoding translation initiation factor IF-3 — MEEPAIAAPKRNRVNREINIPEVRLIGADGNQIGVVSTREALAMAEEAGLDLVEIVPTSEPPVCRLMDFGRFLFDQKKRKSEAKKKQKQVQIKEIKFRPGTDEGDYQVKLRNLTRFLNDGDKAKVTMRFRGREHAHRELGLDLLRRIENDLADISIVEQQPLMEGRQMVMVLGPKKK; from the coding sequence TTGGAGGAACCTGCTATCGCCGCCCCAAAGCGAAACCGCGTCAATAGAGAGATCAACATCCCGGAGGTCCGACTGATCGGCGCGGATGGAAATCAGATCGGAGTCGTCAGTACCCGTGAGGCCCTGGCCATGGCCGAGGAAGCCGGGCTCGATCTCGTCGAGATCGTGCCCACCTCTGAACCTCCGGTGTGTCGGTTGATGGATTTCGGTCGGTTTCTCTTCGATCAGAAAAAAAGGAAGAGCGAGGCCAAGAAAAAGCAAAAGCAGGTCCAAATCAAGGAAATCAAGTTTCGCCCAGGGACGGACGAGGGAGACTATCAGGTCAAACTACGCAACCTGACCCGTTTCCTGAATGATGGGGACAAGGCCAAGGTCACCATGCGCTTTCGCGGGCGCGAACATGCCCACCGCGAACTCGGGCTGGATCTGCTGCGGCGGATCGAGAACGACCTGGCCGATATCAGCATCGTTGAACAGCAGCCGCTCATGGAAGGCCGGCAGATGGTCATGGTGCTCGGTCCCAAAAAGAAATAG